The Spirosoma sp. SC4-14 DNA window GAGCCTTTACCTAACGTTGGATGCTACCAGTTGGCAGCTAGGTAAACAACCTATTCAGTTGTTGGTTTTGTCTCTGGTCTATCGGCAGGTGAGCCTGCCTTTATTCTGGATGGATTTGGCCAGGAAAGGTCATTCTTCTCAGCAGCAGCGCAAACGCTTGCTCCAGCAAGCCATGAAGCTCTACCCCGTGAAGGGCTTCTGCCTGTTAGGGGATCGTGAGTACGGGGGTAAAGCCTGGTTGCAGTTTCTAACCCAGAGTGGCCTCAACTTTATTATCCGTTTACCCAAAGATTCTTATAAAGAGGCTATTAGCGCCGGGGGCAAGGCCTACAGTGCTTTGCTCAAGCGAGCTTTAAGGGGCCGCACCGTCAGCCAGTGGTTTACCCTGGAGGGCCACCGCTACCAGTTTGTAGCTCGGTCTCATCAGGATGGCGCCCAAAGTGCGGACCCTTTGGTGCTCTTGATCAGTAATCTAAGCTGGTCCAAACACGTCGTTGTTGAGCGCTACCGCATCCGCTGGACCACGGAGTGTCTGTTCAAGCATTTGAAGAGCAATGGGTTCCATGTAGAAGAGCTGGGCGTTCAGCACTGGGCTAAAATTAGGCTGTTAGTGGTCATTATCGTCGTGTTATACGTGATCTGTGTCGCTGAAGGCTTTCGGCAGTATCATCGGCTTCGTCCGAAAAAGAAGGAATTGGGCAACTTTCAGCCACGGGAGTCGGTGTTCCGCAAGGGTTATTCAGGCGTGGTTAATCAGCTTAGCTCGATTGAACATTTCTTAGATTGGTTGATGAAGCAGTTAAGTAAGCCGCTGAAGATTCCTATCCGCATCTTTTTCTTCAATGTCCAGCACTGAGACGCGGCATTACACTCACGAAAATGAGCGAACGACAGTATTCCGAACAGCAAACCCGTTATGGACTCCACGCCAAGCTCGATTTTCGGCTCAATGAACTCAACAAAATTCAATGGTATAATGCATTCATAAACCTGACTAACGCGCAGATTCGGGATACGAAATCGACGGAGTTAGGCATCGGCGGATTCAACCCCGTCCTGGGCAATGCAACACTTGGCTACGAAACCCGGTCGAGGCTCACGCAACAGCGAATCTACAACAGCACCTTGCAGGGAACGCATCAGTTAACCGATCATTTCGGACTAAACTGGTCGGCGGTTTACTCCAAAGCGACCAATGAAGTTCCCGATCAAACCTATATTCCGTTATTGGGTATTCGACAAAACTTTGTAGAAACCCGAACTACCGTTCAGGATGGTTCGCGTCGATGGGAACACAATTCCGATGCCGATGTGGCGGGCTACCTGAATCTTACGCTTAAAACAAATCTGGCCGGCATAGCTGTCGAATGGATGGCCGGTGGGCTCTATCGGGATAAGCAACGCACTAATTTTTATAATAACTACCAGCTACGACCCGCTAATCTGTTTGCTCAGTATGGCGTCGATTTTACAGACTACAGCCAAATAAGCTGGACAATCCAGAATCCACTTGGGTCGGTAGCAACTGCGCTTAACTACGACGCCAGTGAGAAAACCTCATCCGGCTATCTGCAATTTCGAACAACCGACCATCCGCTGGAGGTAACAGGTGGTGTGCGGGTGGAGCATACCGATCAGGGATATGCCATGAAATTTCCCATTGGCGAAGATAATCCAACCGGAAGCCAGGTATACACCGACATTTTGCCGAGCCTCAATCTACGCTACAGATTGCACGACAAGACCAATCTGCGCGCTTCTTACTTCCGATCGCTAAACCGGCCTGGCTTCTTTGAGATTGTTCCGTACCGGATCGTTTACGAAGAATATCAGGAGCGGGGTAATCCAAAACTCAAACGGGCACTAGCCGATAACATCGATCTGCGTTACGAATACTTCCCTCGGTCGCTAGAGCAATTTATGGTAGGAGTCTTCTACAAATACCTGAAAGACCCCATTGAATACACCTTACAACGCGACGCCATCCGGGGGCAGGACATTTACTACTCGCCGGGCAATTTCGGTAATGCGACCAACTATGGTCTGGAACTCGACGCCATCAAATATTTCCGGCAATTTGGCATTAAAGCAAACTATACCTATACACATTCACGAATTACTACGCCAAAATCCAGGCGAATCCGCAACGCACAGGGCGATCTGGAAACAATTTCGGTGAACCAGACCCGTCCACTTTACGGCCAGTCGGCCCACGTAGCCAATCTGTCGTTTCTCTACAAAGACAGTCAGCATGGTTGGGATGGCCAGTTGGCGGCCAGCTATACCGGCGATCGCATCAATACCGTATCGCAGTTTGCCGATAATGACTACTACCAGAAAGGATTCGTTCAGATGGATGCTTCGGCAGAAAAACGACTTGGCCACGGATTCATCGCATTTGCCAAAGCCAATAATCTGCTCAATACCCCGATGGAAATCTACGTACGCAGCGTAAACAGCAGCAATGCCGAAGTACCCAACCAGGATGTATCGGGCAAAACCCTGATCCGACGCGATTTCTACCAGCGTTCCTACGTGCTCGGCATTCGTTACAAACTGTAAGAAGCTTCGCTTTGGCCCACACAGGCTTTTTTTGAGCATTAGCTCAACCCGTTTCCAACACGAACGGCAATTCGCAATAACAATCACTTATTCATGGGCACAACTGCCTCAGGCCATGAATAAGTCAAACAAAACACCCCTTTGGGGGCTTGAGGCTACTCAATAATCATGAAACATGCATTTATTCTGGCAGCTTTATCGGCTGCCCTGCTGACAGGCTGTTCGAAAAGCGACGACAGCAATTCAACTGTTACACCTACGCCGGTTGTAAAAGAAGCCGTATCGGGCGAAGTGTCGGGAGTTTGGGAGAAAGGGAGTACCTATAAAATCACCGGGCACCTACAGATTTCGGAAGGTCAGTCATTAACCATTCAGGAAGGCGTAACGATTGTTTTCAGCGATTCTACCGTAAAACCAGAACTCATTATCAAAGGGAATTTATACAGTTTCGGTACGGCTGCCAACCCAGTAAAATTTACGGTTCCCGATGAGTGGAAAACAACGCAGAATCAATGGGGGGCACTTTGGGGTGGTCTGATTGCAGGGCCGACCAGTGCCGAAATTGTTCTGGATAATACCATTCTTGAGTACGGCGGGGCCGTTACGACCGAAAGCTCGCCATCCGTAAAAGCGGGCTTATACAAAGCAGAAGCGGGCGACCATGTCCCGGCTCTTTATTACTCGAACACAAATGGCAAACTGGTCATCGTGAATAGTCAGCTTCATAACCAGAACGAAGACGGCTTCTACATCGAGGGCGGTAAAGTATTGATTGCCAATAATAAAATCTATACGCAGGGCATTTCGGGTGGCGACGCCATTAACATTAAATCGGGTGTTCAGGCCGATGTAGCGTTCAACCTTGTCTATAGCCCGAATACGAATGCGCTGAAATTATCGAATTCTGGCGACCGTTCACCCCAGGCGTACGTAGTTGCCTATAACAACACGATTGTCAACGCAGGCTGGCGTCGGCCCACCATTAAAGGCGGATCGATCTGGGTAGAAGCAGGCGTTCGGGCCGACCTCTACAATAACCTGCTGGCCAACGACCGGTTCGGCGTAAAACGCGACCCCAAAAATCCGGAAGATAGCCGGACTAAAGTCAGTAACAATTTGTATTATGGCTATACGCAGGATGGCGTAACGGGTTTTCAGCCATCCACCGAAATTCTATCAGGAACCAACGATATCATTAGTAAGACCGTTGGTGACAACGATCCAAAGTTTGTTAACTACCCACTAAATACCGACTCCAGGAATGCGGTCTTCAACACCGCCTGGGATTTTCACCTGCAAAGCGGTTCGCCAGCTTTGGGGAAAGGGACAACGAGCTTTACCCGGCAATATGCCGATGGTATTACGGTTGGCGGAAAACTTTATCAATCACCGGCACCCGCGTCTTACATCGGCGCTCTCGGGTCAAATTGACCGATTCATTTCAAGGAACTAAGGCAAAGGCTGAACTAGCAATCATGTTTATACGAGTTCAGCCTTTACCCTGATTCGGCCTCAAATCATTCGTAAAAAGCATGAAAACCAGTTTGCCTAAAAGTCAGCGATTTGCGTATGCGCTGGCTTTTATTCTCACCGGCCTGTTGTTGCTAACCGCCTGCCAGCATCCGGCCGCGCAGTCTACGCAATCCGAAACGGGTCGGCCATCCGTTGTTCAGCCCATTTTTATCACCGATACGGTTCGGCACGACACCGACGATCCCGCCATCTGGATCAACCCGAAAGACCCCACGAAAAGCCTGATTATCGGAACCGACAAGGATACCGACGGCGCCTTATATGTATTTGATTTACAAGGAAAAGTAATTTCCGATAAAGTTGTTCGCCCACTCAATCGCCCAAACAATGTTGATATTGTGTATGGGTTGAGCCTAAACGGTCAGCCAACTGATGTAGCGGTTGTAACGGAGCGCGGAACGTCTCGCATTCGCACCTTTCGGCTACCGGATATGAAGCCGCTCGACCAGCAGAATCTGGATGTGTTTGAGGGCGAAACAAACCGGCTGCCAATGGGTATTGCGCTTTATAAACGCTCAACGGATGGTAGCATCTTTGCCATTGTTGGCCGCAAGGAAGGCCCAACCGAGGGCTATTTGTGGCAATACCGACTGGAAGATGACGGTACGGGGCACATCAGAGCCACCTGTGTGCGCAAATTTGGAATCTGGAGCGGCAAAAAGGAAATTGAATCCATTGCCGTCGATAACGAACTCGGCTACGTGTATTATTCCGACGAAGGTGTTGGCGTTCGCAAATACTACGCCGATCCTGAACGGGGAAATGCCGAACTGGCTTTGTTTGCCCGCACAGGGTTTGCCGACGATCACGAAGGCATTTCGATTTATAAAACGGGGCCTAAAACCGGCTATTTACTGGTTTCGGATCAGGGAGCCAACCAGTTCCAGATTTTCCGACGCGAAGGTGAATCAGGCCACCCAAATGAGCATAAACTTCTGAAAGTCGTAAAAGTAGCCGCCCAGATCAGTGATGGTTCCGACGTTACCAGTGTAGCGCTGGGCAAGCAGTTTCCGCATGGCCTCTTTGTGGCTATGTCGGAAGGAAAAACATTTCACTACTACCGCTGGGAAGATATTGCTGGCAACGAACTAAAGTATGTTGGGCGCAGTAAACATAGCCCACCCCCATGCGCAATAGAGTTAGCACGATTTACGATATTGACGATGGCTTAATCGAAATCAGTATGGCAGTCGCTATTCCATTTGCCACTCGTCAACAAATCGCTCAGATGCGAGATCAAGGCAAACTCTACCGTCAAATCAGCCAAGAACTGGGCGTGAGTTACGACGCCGTTCGGCGCATTTGTAAACGTCAAGCCCAGCAAGGGGAAGAAGGACTAGTACCCCACTACAAGCAATGTGGTACCAAAGGCATCCGATTGGCTGCTTTTTATCATCGAGTTAGTCTGTGGTTGAAGCGGGCACATCCACTCTGGGGCGCTCCTTACATTCGCTTGCAACTCGATGCACGTTATGCCATGGGACGTTTGCCTTCAATTCGTACACTCCAACTCTGGTTCAAGGCGGCTAACCTGACTAAGCCACGCCCCCAATTGCTTAACACACCCAAAGTGTGGGCGGAGTATCCTCATCAAGTCTGGCAGGTTGATGCCAAAGAACACCAACGCACCCTCGATGGTACTAAAGTGTGCTGGTTAACGGTCGTCGACGAAAAGAGCGGAGCGGTGTTAGCCGCCCCGGTTTTCCCCCTATGGCCGAATCGGTCAAGTACCCTTAGAGACCATCTGTGAACAATTACAGCTAGTTTTCCGACAATGGGGGTTGCCTCAAGCCATTAAGATTGATAATGGTCGGCCATTTGGTGACCCAAAGCGGTTACAGATTCCGCTGCTTCCGCTTTGGTTGGTGGGGTATGGTATTAAGCCGATCTGGAACCGGGCCGCTCGGCCCACGGATAACGCCAAGGTAGAACGTGCCCAAGCCACAACCGCTAATTGGTCTGATTTAGCTACCTGCTCCGACATCGAGGATCTTCGCCGGAAGTTAGCTCAGGTTATTTTAACCCAGCGCGAACGCTATCCAGTTCGACGATTGAATGAGCAGACTCGTCAACAGGCTTACCCTGCCATCGATACCCCGCTACGTCTCTTTGAGGTTAGTAATTTCGATTATCAACAGGTCTTGGCCTTTCTCCAATCACGATGCTGGCATCGGAAGGTGAGCAAGATTGCCGTCATCTCCTTCTATTATCAACGGTGGTTTGTGAGCCGGTCCGTCGCGGATCAGTGGGTGAGTATTCGTTTAGATGCTAGCAGCAATGAATGGGTAATTTTTAAGGACACTGGTGAATTCATCAAATCCTTTCCCAATACGGTCATTACTCAGGAAGCCTTATTAAAGCTACCCACGAGCCAAACGAATTCGGATGAATTGTGCTAACTCTATTGCGCATGGGGGTGGGCTATGTTTACTGCGCCCAACAAGTAATGGTTGGCAGCCGGTAAGCGGCTTTACGCGGCTGGCTGCCATTTTTCTAACACCAGATCCTTCCCATCGAAAACAGCGTAGGTTTTAGCCGAAACCCACTCCCCCAGATTAACATACCGGCTATGGTCGTTGACGGCCAGGTCGAGCGGCAGATGACGATGGCCAAAAACGTAATAATCGTGGTGGGTTTTTGCCTCTACCTCCCGGCAATACTGCATCAGCCATTCGCGGTCTTCTCCCAGAAAATGCTCCTCCCCTTTCTCCTGATTACCGATCCGGCTCCGTCGCGACCAGGCCTGGGCAATACCAATGCCTAAATCGGGATGAATATAGCGGAACAATCGTCGGGCCAGTTGGCTTTCGAAGACTCGCTTTAGTTTTTTGTATGTATAATCGCCAGGGCCCAGACCATCGCCGTGACCAATCAGAAAGCGTTTTCCCGCCAGCTCATACACACGGGGTTGCCGATAGACCGGAATACCCATCTCCTGCGTAAAATAACTGTCCATCCACATATCATGATTGCCCGTAAAAAGAATGATCCGCATCCCTGCATCGGTCAACTCTGCCAGTTTTCCCTGCAGACGGATAAAGCCTTTGGGGATGCTGCGTTTATATTCGAACCAGAAGTCGAACACATCGCCAACCAGAAAAATGACATCAGCATCTTTCCGAATCGTATCGAGCCAGGCAACAATGACCCGTTCGCGAGTGAGACTTTGTTCGGGAGTTGGCGTACCCAGATGAAAATCAGAAGCAAAATAAGCCTTTCGGCCAGACGCAAGCGGAATGGTTTCGATGATGGACATGAATACGATAATTCACCGGCAAAACTACAGAATGAATGCTGTTTCGCATGGACTTCCTGCACATTGTCGAAAAAAGTCGGTTATTGATTAACGAATTCTGGTATGCGCCCACTGGTTAAACTATCATTAACTGTGGGCGATGTTCGGATGCATTTGGTCAAAATGCGACCGAACGATTGACTTGGTATCTCAGAAAACGCTAATTTTGGCTTTTCTCAAAATAACTCATGAAAATCAAATCACTGATACTGGCTTTACCTGTACTGTGTTTCGCTTGCGGTACTGCTACTGACACTTCCGATCCTGCCTATCAGGATGGAGCTAGCCCTATTCTGGCAAAACGGGTTACTGGCGTTCAGATGCTCACGAGCAACGCCATATACGACAATCCCTGCGACATTTTAGGGGAAGAGTTTGTCCGCCACACCTTTAGTCTGGATGAGAAAGCGGAGTTAAATGAAATTGCCGAACACGATGGCTGCGCATTCGAGTGGGCAGGGAACAAAGTGCTCGT harbors:
- a CDS encoding phytase, producing MKTSLPKSQRFAYALAFILTGLLLLTACQHPAAQSTQSETGRPSVVQPIFITDTVRHDTDDPAIWINPKDPTKSLIIGTDKDTDGALYVFDLQGKVISDKVVRPLNRPNNVDIVYGLSLNGQPTDVAVVTERGTSRIRTFRLPDMKPLDQQNLDVFEGETNRLPMGIALYKRSTDGSIFAIVGRKEGPTEGYLWQYRLEDDGTGHIRATCVRKFGIWSGKKEIESIAVDNELGYVYYSDEGVGVRKYYADPERGNAELALFARTGFADDHEGISIYKTGPKTGYLLVSDQGANQFQIFRREGESGHPNEHKLLKVVKVAAQISDGSDVTSVALGKQFPHGLFVAMSEGKTFHYYRWEDIAGNELKYVGRSKHSPPPCAIELARFTILTMA
- a CDS encoding transposase — translated: MDKAKDFGQDLSPTLLKNLIAIGCAILIKETVNLNKLKNHMGLLLGNQHTQTDSHYRRLTRFFDHPVAQRRLWKWLLVWILGYIKRWDGRSMSLYLTLDATSWQLGKQPIQLLVLSLVYRQVSLPLFWMDLARKGHSSQQQRKRLLQQAMKLYPVKGFCLLGDREYGGKAWLQFLTQSGLNFIIRLPKDSYKEAISAGGKAYSALLKRALRGRTVSQWFTLEGHRYQFVARSHQDGAQSADPLVLLISNLSWSKHVVVERYRIRWTTECLFKHLKSNGFHVEELGVQHWAKIRLLVVIIVVLYVICVAEGFRQYHRLRPKKKELGNFQPRESVFRKGYSGVVNQLSSIEHFLDWLMKQLSKPLKIPIRIFFFNVQH
- a CDS encoding helix-turn-helix domain-containing protein; this translates as MRNRVSTIYDIDDGLIEISMAVAIPFATRQQIAQMRDQGKLYRQISQELGVSYDAVRRICKRQAQQGEEGLVPHYKQCGTKGIRLAAFYHRVSLWLKRAHPLWGAPYIRLQLDARYAMGRLPSIRTLQLWFKAANLTKPRPQLLNTPKVWAEYPHQVWQVDAKEHQRTLDGTKVCWLTVVDEKSGAVLAAPVFPLWPNRSSTLRDHL
- a CDS encoding UDP-2,3-diacylglucosamine diphosphatase; translation: MSIIETIPLASGRKAYFASDFHLGTPTPEQSLTRERVIVAWLDTIRKDADVIFLVGDVFDFWFEYKRSIPKGFIRLQGKLAELTDAGMRIILFTGNHDMWMDSYFTQEMGIPVYRQPRVYELAGKRFLIGHGDGLGPGDYTYKKLKRVFESQLARRLFRYIHPDLGIGIAQAWSRRSRIGNQEKGEEHFLGEDREWLMQYCREVEAKTHHDYYVFGHRHLPLDLAVNDHSRYVNLGEWVSAKTYAVFDGKDLVLEKWQPAA
- a CDS encoding TonB-dependent receptor — protein: MSERQYSEQQTRYGLHAKLDFRLNELNKIQWYNAFINLTNAQIRDTKSTELGIGGFNPVLGNATLGYETRSRLTQQRIYNSTLQGTHQLTDHFGLNWSAVYSKATNEVPDQTYIPLLGIRQNFVETRTTVQDGSRRWEHNSDADVAGYLNLTLKTNLAGIAVEWMAGGLYRDKQRTNFYNNYQLRPANLFAQYGVDFTDYSQISWTIQNPLGSVATALNYDASEKTSSGYLQFRTTDHPLEVTGGVRVEHTDQGYAMKFPIGEDNPTGSQVYTDILPSLNLRYRLHDKTNLRASYFRSLNRPGFFEIVPYRIVYEEYQERGNPKLKRALADNIDLRYEYFPRSLEQFMVGVFYKYLKDPIEYTLQRDAIRGQDIYYSPGNFGNATNYGLELDAIKYFRQFGIKANYTYTHSRITTPKSRRIRNAQGDLETISVNQTRPLYGQSAHVANLSFLYKDSQHGWDGQLAASYTGDRINTVSQFADNDYYQKGFVQMDASAEKRLGHGFIAFAKANNLLNTPMEIYVRSVNSSNAEVPNQDVSGKTLIRRDFYQRSYVLGIRYKL
- a CDS encoding right-handed parallel beta-helix repeat-containing protein, with product MKHAFILAALSAALLTGCSKSDDSNSTVTPTPVVKEAVSGEVSGVWEKGSTYKITGHLQISEGQSLTIQEGVTIVFSDSTVKPELIIKGNLYSFGTAANPVKFTVPDEWKTTQNQWGALWGGLIAGPTSAEIVLDNTILEYGGAVTTESSPSVKAGLYKAEAGDHVPALYYSNTNGKLVIVNSQLHNQNEDGFYIEGGKVLIANNKIYTQGISGGDAINIKSGVQADVAFNLVYSPNTNALKLSNSGDRSPQAYVVAYNNTIVNAGWRRPTIKGGSIWVEAGVRADLYNNLLANDRFGVKRDPKNPEDSRTKVSNNLYYGYTQDGVTGFQPSTEILSGTNDIISKTVGDNDPKFVNYPLNTDSRNAVFNTAWDFHLQSGSPALGKGTTSFTRQYADGITVGGKLYQSPAPASYIGALGSN